One [Clostridium] saccharolyticum WM1 DNA segment encodes these proteins:
- the glyA gene encoding serine hydroxymethyltransferase has product MVNQVMKFITGYDKEVGEAIEKECARQRRNLELIASENIVSEPVMMAMGTVLTNKYAEGYPGKRYYGGCEDVDIVETIAIERGKKIFGCDYVNVQPHSGAQANMAVFLAMLQPGDTVMGMNLNHGGHLTHGSPVNFSGLYFHIVPYGVNDEGFLDYDEMERLALLHKPKLIVAGASAYGRAIDFKRFREAADKAGAYLMVDMAHIAGLVAAGVHESPIPYADVVTTTTHKTLRGPRGGMILANQEAADKFNFNKAIFPGTQGGPLEHVIAGKAVCFGEALKPEFKAYQEQVVKNAKALAAALIRQGFNILTGGTDNHLMLIDLRGMEVTGKELQNRCDEVYLTLNKNAVPNDPRSPFVTSGVRVGTPAVTSRGLKEEDMEKIAQCIWLAATDFESKADYIRGEVTKICEKYPLYE; this is encoded by the coding sequence ATGGTAAATCAGGTTATGAAATTTATCACCGGCTATGATAAGGAAGTGGGAGAAGCCATCGAAAAAGAGTGCGCAAGACAGAGGAGAAATCTGGAATTAATCGCATCAGAAAATATTGTTTCAGAACCGGTCATGATGGCTATGGGAACGGTACTTACCAATAAGTATGCAGAGGGTTATCCGGGAAAGCGTTATTACGGTGGCTGCGAGGATGTGGACATTGTTGAGACCATTGCCATAGAGCGGGGAAAAAAGATATTTGGCTGCGATTATGTCAATGTTCAGCCTCATTCCGGTGCCCAGGCCAATATGGCAGTGTTTCTTGCCATGCTTCAGCCGGGAGATACGGTTATGGGGATGAATTTAAACCATGGCGGCCACTTAACCCATGGAAGTCCCGTTAACTTTTCCGGTTTGTATTTTCATATCGTTCCTTACGGTGTCAACGATGAGGGCTTTCTTGATTATGATGAGATGGAACGGCTGGCGCTTTTGCATAAGCCGAAGCTAATTGTTGCCGGAGCCAGCGCATACGGAAGGGCTATTGACTTTAAGAGGTTCCGGGAAGCAGCTGATAAGGCTGGGGCTTATTTGATGGTGGATATGGCTCATATTGCAGGTCTTGTTGCTGCAGGAGTTCATGAAAGCCCGATTCCCTATGCAGATGTGGTAACCACCACCACTCATAAAACTCTTCGTGGACCGAGAGGCGGAATGATTTTGGCAAATCAGGAAGCTGCGGACAAATTTAATTTCAATAAAGCTATTTTCCCAGGAACCCAGGGAGGTCCTTTGGAGCATGTGATCGCTGGTAAGGCCGTTTGTTTTGGGGAAGCCTTAAAGCCTGAGTTTAAGGCCTATCAGGAACAGGTGGTGAAAAATGCAAAGGCACTGGCTGCCGCACTGATCAGGCAGGGATTCAACATCCTGACAGGCGGTACGGATAACCATTTGATGCTGATTGATTTAAGAGGAATGGAGGTTACAGGAAAGGAACTGCAGAACCGCTGTGATGAAGTTTATCTCACTCTGAACAAAAATGCAGTGCCAAATGACCCAAGAAGTCCCTTTGTGACCTCTGGTGTCCGTGTGGGAACTCCGGCTGTTACCTCAAGAGGCTTAAAGGAAGAGGATATGGAAAAGATCGCCCAGTGCATCTGGCTGGCTGCTACGGATTTTGAAAGCAAAGCTGATTACATCAGAGGCGAAGTGACAAAGATCTGCGAAAAATATCCGCTGTATGAATAG
- a CDS encoding SDR family oxidoreductase encodes MKKKLMVTGSQGFLGGRIAAYYEKNYDVVPVGHRDLDITEEAAVSEYIKNKNPDVVIHCAAVSNTGVCKEKPELSEAVNRKGAVNIAKACRETGSTMLFMSSDQIYGGSRKKGPNKESDEVPLINVYGAHKKQAEDEILHILPDGICLRLTWMYDFPVRGLKSSSNLLTNLLRSMVQNSPIRLSIYDYRGITWAQEVVANLEPAMNLPGGIYNFGSESTLSAYEIGSRVFHMLDKAGNRGKFVIPDETGDKDNPRNLTMDIGKLKAHGIDFSETAAGFLKCLNSSPEYVQALIGESIVEY; translated from the coding sequence ATGAAGAAAAAATTAATGGTTACAGGATCCCAGGGTTTCCTTGGTGGGAGAATTGCCGCATATTACGAAAAAAACTATGATGTAGTCCCGGTGGGCCATAGGGATCTGGATATTACAGAGGAAGCAGCGGTGTCTGAATATATAAAGAACAAAAATCCTGATGTGGTAATCCACTGCGCCGCTGTATCCAACACCGGGGTATGTAAGGAGAAACCGGAGCTTTCAGAGGCTGTGAACCGAAAGGGAGCTGTGAACATAGCCAAAGCATGCCGGGAGACTGGCAGCACCATGCTTTTTATGAGTTCTGACCAGATTTATGGGGGCAGCAGGAAAAAAGGTCCGAATAAGGAATCCGATGAAGTTCCTCTTATCAATGTTTACGGAGCCCATAAGAAGCAGGCCGAGGATGAAATCCTTCATATTCTGCCTGACGGAATCTGCCTCCGTCTTACCTGGATGTATGATTTTCCGGTAAGGGGCTTAAAAAGCAGCTCCAATCTTCTGACAAACTTATTAAGATCCATGGTGCAGAACAGCCCTATCCGGCTTTCCATTTACGATTACCGGGGAATTACCTGGGCGCAGGAGGTAGTGGCAAACTTGGAGCCAGCCATGAACCTGCCCGGCGGAATCTATAATTTTGGCAGCGAAAGTACCCTTTCCGCTTATGAAATAGGAAGCCGTGTCTTTCATATGCTTGATAAAGCCGGAAACAGAGGGAAATTTGTGATTCCCGATGAAACGGGAGACAAGGACAACCCAAGGAACCTGACCATGGACATAGGAAAACTGAAAGCCCATGGGATTGATTTTTCTGAAACAGCAGCCGGATTTTTGAAATGCCTGAATTCCAGCCCGGAATATGTCCAGGCATTAATCGGAGAATCCATTGTCGAATATTGA
- a CDS encoding DUF1540 domain-containing protein, whose translation MLVNGKNECIQCSIDNCAYHAKSEDYCTLEKIKVGTHEKNPTKKECTDCESFKNQA comes from the coding sequence ATGCTAGTAAACGGAAAAAACGAATGTATCCAATGCTCCATCGACAACTGCGCTTATCATGCAAAAAGTGAAGATTATTGCACCCTGGAGAAAATAAAGGTAGGAACTCATGAGAAGAATCCTACGAAAAAAGAGTGTACTGACTGCGAATCTTTCAAAAACCAGGCATAA
- a CDS encoding xanthine dehydrogenase family protein molybdopterin-binding subunit, producing MRMVNTSVIKKDSMALVTGKPVYTDDLAPADCLIVKVLRSPHAHALIKEIHKEKAEKVAGIACILTYQDVPQKRFTMAGQSYPEPSPYDRLILDQRMRFVGDAAAIVAGETEEAVDHAMRLLTVEYEVLEPVLDFKQAKDHPVLIHPEEDWKSLCPVGADNKRNLCASGEEAHGDVDEVLKQCDYVVEQVYHTKANQQAMMETFRAYSYLDAYGRLNMVASTQVPFHVRRILAHALDVPKSRIRIIKPRIGGGFGAKQTVVAEVYPAIVTMKTGRPAEMIYSRYESQIASSPRHEMEIHVRAGADKAGILQAIDVYTLSNTGAYGEHGPTTVGLSGHKTIPLYRTPKAFRFAYDVVYTNRMSSGAYRGYGATQGIFAVESAVNELAKKMGMDSVKFREQNMVKEGDVMPAYYGETVRSCALDRCMARAKEMIRWDEKYPGIDMGNGKVRGVGVAMAMQGSAISGVDVASVELRLNDDGFYTLLIGASDMGTGCDTTLAQVAADCLECDFDEIVVHGTDTDISPYDSGSYASSTMYLTGMAVVKACGEMREKIIRKGAQYLDCPEDSLEFDGKRVYQQAGKLEISLKDIGNRIMCFNEDMLSAGACHTSPVSPPPFMVGMAEVEVDQETGEVELLDYVAVVDCGTTINPNLARIQTEGGIAQGIGMAMYEEVSYSAKGQLLQNSFMQYKIPSRQDVGDIRVEFESSYEPTGPFGAKSIGEIVINTPSPAIADAVANAVGVRIRELPVTAEKVYWGMKE from the coding sequence ATGCGTATGGTCAATACTTCTGTGATAAAAAAGGATTCCATGGCTCTGGTGACAGGAAAGCCTGTGTATACCGATGACCTGGCTCCCGCGGATTGTCTTATCGTAAAAGTGCTCAGAAGCCCCCACGCCCACGCACTGATCAAGGAAATCCATAAGGAAAAGGCAGAGAAAGTGGCTGGGATTGCCTGTATCCTGACCTACCAGGATGTGCCTCAGAAACGCTTTACCATGGCTGGCCAGTCTTATCCGGAGCCAAGCCCCTATGACAGGCTGATCCTGGATCAGCGGATGCGCTTTGTTGGAGATGCGGCTGCCATTGTAGCCGGTGAGACAGAAGAGGCGGTGGACCATGCCATGCGGCTCCTTACGGTGGAGTATGAGGTTTTGGAACCGGTGCTGGATTTTAAGCAGGCAAAGGACCATCCGGTACTTATCCATCCGGAGGAGGACTGGAAAAGTCTCTGTCCCGTAGGTGCGGACAACAAAAGAAACTTGTGCGCTTCCGGTGAGGAAGCCCATGGGGATGTGGATGAAGTTTTAAAACAGTGCGATTATGTGGTGGAACAGGTTTACCATACAAAGGCCAATCAGCAGGCAATGATGGAAACCTTCCGTGCCTATTCCTATCTGGATGCCTACGGGCGTTTGAATATGGTAGCCTCCACACAGGTCCCCTTTCATGTGAGAAGGATTCTGGCTCATGCTCTGGATGTTCCAAAATCCCGGATCCGCATCATCAAGCCCCGGATTGGTGGAGGCTTCGGTGCAAAGCAGACAGTGGTGGCTGAGGTTTATCCGGCCATTGTGACCATGAAGACCGGCAGGCCGGCTGAAATGATCTACAGCCGGTATGAATCACAGATCGCCTCTTCTCCCCGTCATGAGATGGAAATCCATGTACGGGCAGGGGCAGATAAGGCGGGAATCTTACAGGCCATCGATGTGTATACCCTGTCAAATACAGGGGCATACGGGGAACACGGCCCTACCACAGTAGGATTATCCGGTCATAAGACCATCCCCCTTTACCGGACGCCAAAGGCCTTTCGCTTTGCATATGACGTGGTTTATACCAACCGTATGTCTTCCGGCGCATACCGGGGGTACGGGGCCACTCAGGGAATCTTTGCTGTGGAATCAGCGGTCAATGAACTGGCAAAGAAGATGGGAATGGATTCCGTAAAATTTAGGGAACAGAACATGGTTAAGGAAGGAGATGTTATGCCTGCCTACTATGGGGAGACGGTAAGAAGCTGTGCCCTGGACCGTTGTATGGCCCGGGCAAAGGAGATGATCCGCTGGGATGAGAAATATCCGGGAATCGATATGGGGAATGGGAAGGTACGGGGCGTAGGGGTTGCCATGGCCATGCAGGGTTCCGCGATTTCCGGAGTGGATGTCGCTTCTGTGGAACTGCGCCTCAATGATGACGGCTTCTATACCCTTTTAATCGGCGCTTCCGATATGGGAACAGGATGTGACACAACACTTGCCCAGGTAGCGGCCGACTGCCTGGAATGTGATTTTGATGAGATCGTGGTCCATGGGACGGATACGGATATTTCCCCCTATGATTCCGGTTCATATGCTTCCAGTACCATGTATCTCACGGGAATGGCCGTGGTAAAGGCCTGCGGTGAGATGCGGGAAAAAATCATAAGAAAAGGAGCACAATACCTTGACTGTCCGGAGGATTCCCTGGAGTTTGATGGTAAGAGGGTATACCAGCAGGCGGGTAAGCTGGAAATATCTTTAAAGGATATCGGAAACAGGATCATGTGTTTTAATGAAGACATGCTCTCTGCCGGTGCCTGCCATACCTCTCCGGTTTCACCTCCACCTTTTATGGTTGGCATGGCTGAGGTTGAAGTGGATCAAGAGACCGGTGAGGTAGAACTTTTGGATTACGTAGCTGTGGTGGACTGCGGGACCACCATTAATCCTAATCTGGCCAGGATTCAGACCGAAGGCGGAATCGCCCAGGGCATTGGCATGGCCATGTATGAAGAGGTCTCTTATTCCGCCAAGGGGCAGTTGCTTCAGAATTCCTTTATGCAGTACAAGATTCCCAGCAGACAGGATGTGGGAGATATCCGGGTGGAATTTGAAAGCAGCTATGAGCCTACAGGGCCATTTGGGGCAAAATCCATTGGTGAAATCGTGATCAATACCCCTTCTCCCGCCATTGCAGATGCAGTGGCCAATGCGGTAGGTGTAAGAATCAGGGAGCTGCCTGTGACAGCAGAAAAGGTATACTGGGGAATGAAGGAATAA
- a CDS encoding ABC transporter ATP-binding protein: MGVLIRAEDVCKDYDAGEVKVQALRNVSFEINRGEFIVILGPSGSGKSTLLNILGGIETVTGGTVYYDGTPLSWGDLKSLTAYRRAHAGFIFQFYNLMPGLTALENVQLAAELSRDPLDPETLLLQVGLSDRAGHFPSRLSGGQQQRVAIARALCKNPDILLCDEPTGALDSGTGSQILKLLSDFNRQYEKTVILITHNENIAEIADRVLYFKDGCLERVRVNERPIKPEEVVW, encoded by the coding sequence ATGGGAGTTTTGATACGGGCAGAGGACGTCTGCAAGGATTATGATGCGGGGGAGGTCAAGGTACAGGCTTTAAGGAATGTGTCCTTTGAGATCAACCGGGGGGAATTTATTGTGATCCTGGGGCCTAGCGGGTCTGGGAAAAGCACCCTTTTAAATATATTGGGAGGAATTGAAACGGTTACCGGGGGAACTGTTTATTATGACGGCACGCCTCTTTCCTGGGGAGATTTAAAGAGCCTTACGGCCTACCGCCGGGCTCATGCCGGGTTCATCTTCCAGTTTTATAATCTTATGCCGGGGCTGACGGCCCTGGAAAATGTACAGTTGGCTGCGGAGCTGTCCAGGGACCCTCTGGATCCGGAGACACTGCTTTTGCAGGTAGGGCTTTCAGACAGGGCCGGCCATTTTCCAAGCAGGCTTTCGGGAGGGCAGCAGCAGAGAGTGGCCATTGCCAGGGCCTTATGCAAGAATCCAGATATCCTTCTCTGCGACGAACCTACGGGAGCCTTGGACAGCGGTACCGGAAGCCAGATTCTAAAGCTGCTGTCTGATTTTAACAGGCAGTATGAAAAGACCGTGATTCTTATTACCCATAATGAGAACATTGCAGAAATCGCAGACCGGGTTTTATACTTTAAGGATGGCTGTCTGGAAAGGGTCCGTGTCAATGAACGGCCCATAAAGCCGGAGGAGGTGGTCTGGTAG
- a CDS encoding efflux RND transporter periplasmic adaptor subunit → MKIRLDGRKKILCFLAAGILLALAIGRTALKSFRGAPVETAAASYDTVEDRYTEEGTITAGGEYRLVSDVSGPVKEVLVRENDGVKAGDVLFTIDDKDLLHEKSLCESTLAGYKAKLEQSRIGQVMASSPQEYLDSVRADVAVKEADYQAAKTLSDASQSLYSAGSISKIEWEKNRATYEYATLAWEQAKGRYEESRRFLESLKAGGIDETTINGRFYESVEEQLKAQIKSQETTMEQLEDRLKKCVVAADRDGIITSLPVADISYIQAGETALTISGRGKVQIESDVLTSIAPYLSPGDKVTVVLQLKNQDKIYGGTISQVYDYASKGTSALGMDEYRVHVKMDMDEDPDLEGKEGYGANIRFTLYQGENKLVIPSSAVFEVDDSNFVFVIKNGKAEKLPVEVEYKTASQTVIKEGLTKGQVVIDHVDSEAIYEGAKVYAGS, encoded by the coding sequence ATGAAGATCCGATTGGATGGCAGGAAAAAGATATTATGCTTTCTGGCGGCAGGAATCCTCCTTGCATTGGCCATAGGCAGGACTGCATTGAAAAGCTTTCGGGGGGCCCCGGTGGAAACCGCAGCAGCCTCTTATGATACCGTTGAAGACCGTTATACAGAGGAAGGGACCATTACGGCAGGAGGGGAATACCGCCTGGTTTCTGATGTGTCAGGGCCCGTAAAAGAGGTGTTGGTCAGGGAAAATGATGGGGTAAAGGCAGGAGATGTTCTGTTTACCATCGATGATAAGGATTTACTGCATGAAAAATCCCTTTGTGAAAGCACTCTGGCAGGATATAAAGCCAAGTTGGAGCAGAGCCGCATCGGGCAGGTGATGGCATCGTCGCCTCAGGAGTATTTAGATTCAGTAAGGGCGGATGTGGCTGTAAAGGAAGCGGATTACCAGGCAGCCAAAACCCTTTCTGACGCTTCCCAATCCCTGTATTCTGCCGGCAGCATTTCCAAAATAGAGTGGGAGAAGAACCGGGCTACATATGAGTATGCTACACTGGCATGGGAGCAGGCAAAGGGCCGCTATGAGGAGAGCCGCCGGTTTTTAGAGAGTTTAAAGGCAGGGGGGATTGATGAAACCACCATTAACGGAAGGTTTTATGAAAGTGTGGAAGAACAGTTAAAGGCCCAGATCAAATCCCAGGAAACGACCATGGAGCAACTGGAGGACCGATTGAAAAAGTGTGTGGTGGCAGCAGACCGGGATGGGATCATCACCTCCCTGCCGGTTGCGGATATTTCCTACATTCAGGCAGGAGAAACTGCTTTGACCATTAGCGGTAGGGGAAAAGTCCAGATAGAGTCTGACGTGCTCACCAGCATAGCGCCTTATCTTTCTCCTGGTGATAAGGTAACTGTAGTCCTGCAGCTTAAAAATCAGGATAAAATATATGGAGGCACCATAAGCCAGGTCTATGATTATGCGTCCAAAGGAACTTCCGCCCTGGGAATGGATGAATACAGGGTGCACGTGAAAATGGATATGGATGAGGATCCGGACCTGGAAGGAAAGGAAGGATATGGAGCTAACATACGTTTCACTTTGTATCAGGGGGAAAACAAGCTGGTGATTCCTTCAAGTGCTGTGTTTGAGGTGGATGACAGTAATTTCGTGTTTGTCATCAAAAACGGAAAGGCAGAAAAGCTGCCGGTAGAGGTGGAATATAAAACCGCCTCCCAGACGGTTATTAAGGAAGGGCTGACAAAGGGGCAGGTGGTCATTGATCATGTGGATTCGGAAGCGATTTATGAAGGAGCCAAGGTATATGCTGGTTCATAA
- a CDS encoding (2Fe-2S)-binding protein: protein MEIEFTLNGKLTYEVITDDTTLFQLLRRKGCYSVKCGCETENCGLCTVLVNGKSRLTCSFLAARANGCEVVTLEGVEQEAKEFGAYLAAEGAEQCGFCSPGLILNVLAMEKEETALNDQGIKEYLAGNLCRCSGYMGQLRAVKNYLSRGGKRDEL, encoded by the coding sequence ATGGAAATAGAATTCACACTGAATGGAAAACTGACCTATGAGGTGATCACAGATGACACCACCTTATTCCAGCTTCTTCGAAGAAAGGGCTGCTACAGCGTAAAATGCGGCTGTGAAACGGAAAACTGCGGACTTTGTACGGTGCTTGTCAATGGAAAATCAAGGCTTACCTGTTCCTTTCTGGCGGCAAGGGCCAATGGCTGCGAAGTGGTAACCTTAGAAGGAGTGGAGCAGGAAGCAAAGGAATTCGGTGCATATCTGGCCGCCGAAGGAGCGGAGCAGTGCGGTTTTTGCAGTCCAGGTCTTATTTTGAATGTGCTTGCAATGGAAAAGGAAGAAACGGCTCTTAATGACCAGGGAATCAAAGAGTATCTGGCAGGAAATTTATGCCGGTGCAGCGGTTATATGGGACAGCTTCGTGCGGTGAAGAACTATTTAAGCAGAGGGGGGAAAAGGGATGAATTATAA
- a CDS encoding ABC transporter permease, whose amino-acid sequence MKSFRKNVVRCARQNPGSFLGAVFIIAIGIFVYVAMMDTLKNLGDQVQRYYDASAMADVFAQVSGISEVDLERLKEIPGIEEASGKMAVDVRLFAPSQTEIVTVHLLSYDPSGPLNKLMVKGSGTGKDRIFLGNRMAGIYGYENGTSLTLMINGKSVKCELAGTCYGPEYIYAIPPGGAMIPDGEIYDIACLEKSRMEELTGKKDSMNELGFRLAKGYTYEDVRYQLMDRLSGYGLISLTSRENQASYQMVKGEINELYSMGTVLPFLFMSISVFMLYVVLKKMIDRDQSLIGTMKSFGMRDGELILAYLYQGAEVGVFGALAGSILAVPFGRFMFHMYVDFFNLPDTVYHSYMNTRVSGMGIAVGTGLLAVYLGVRGILKITPAQAMRAKAPSAAGNFRLPHFWAARLGAMEKMGLRSVVRNPFRGFLIILAIAFPFSMSSVLFSFKGVADQMFFDQFSKVQTYDIQISLDRFVSPIRGESAGEGIRGVRKSEAVLQKAVELKHENLSEFAMVYGLNQGSDMWRIMDLYERFYEPPDDGILINSRIAKKLHLKEGDLMEVTVPGLTAEGVKVPVKAVIKESLGGGCYMSAKGFYRFFGSVPMAGTILLKVEKGKLDEVREELLKTSRVTWMVDTGRIIGGYRDIMGSMMAMVQMFSFMAVAAGGVLIYNISMINIRERISELGTFIIMGGTDREIGRILLFEQVVYFILGIVLGVLGSIGVKYLLEHLVISDSYTIDLAIRPSCYGIALLTCLAMTGASLLAQTRFVRKIKLTDILKERE is encoded by the coding sequence GTGAAAAGCTTCCGAAAGAATGTGGTCCGGTGCGCCAGACAAAATCCAGGGTCTTTTTTGGGGGCGGTTTTCATCATTGCCATCGGTATCTTTGTTTATGTTGCCATGATGGATACCTTAAAAAACTTAGGGGATCAGGTACAGCGTTACTATGACGCAAGTGCCATGGCGGATGTGTTTGCCCAGGTTTCAGGAATATCGGAGGTGGACTTGGAGCGGTTAAAGGAGATTCCGGGGATCGAAGAGGCTTCCGGGAAAATGGCTGTTGATGTAAGACTGTTTGCCCCCTCCCAGACAGAAATCGTCACGGTGCATCTGCTTTCTTACGATCCCTCCGGTCCGTTAAATAAGCTGATGGTCAAAGGGAGTGGGACGGGTAAGGACCGCATTTTTCTGGGGAACCGGATGGCTGGAATCTATGGATACGAAAACGGGACGTCTCTCACCCTTATGATCAATGGGAAAAGCGTTAAATGTGAACTGGCCGGGACCTGTTACGGCCCGGAATACATATATGCCATTCCTCCGGGAGGAGCCATGATACCTGATGGGGAGATTTATGACATTGCCTGCCTGGAAAAAAGCAGGATGGAGGAATTGACAGGGAAAAAGGATTCCATGAATGAGCTGGGATTCCGGCTGGCAAAAGGATACACCTACGAAGACGTGCGCTACCAGCTCATGGACCGTCTTTCCGGATATGGCCTGATCTCTCTGACTTCCAGGGAAAACCAGGCCAGCTATCAAATGGTAAAGGGTGAAATCAATGAGCTGTATTCTATGGGAACAGTGCTGCCCTTTCTTTTTATGTCCATATCCGTGTTTATGCTTTATGTGGTGTTAAAGAAGATGATAGACAGGGATCAGAGTCTCATAGGCACCATGAAATCCTTTGGAATGAGAGACGGGGAATTGATTTTGGCCTACCTTTACCAGGGAGCTGAGGTTGGCGTTTTCGGTGCTCTGGCGGGAAGCATTCTGGCGGTTCCCTTTGGCCGGTTTATGTTTCATATGTATGTGGATTTTTTTAACTTACCGGACACGGTTTATCACAGCTATATGAATACAAGGGTAAGCGGTATGGGAATTGCAGTGGGGACCGGGCTGCTGGCAGTATATTTAGGGGTGAGAGGTATCTTAAAAATCACTCCTGCCCAGGCTATGAGGGCAAAAGCTCCTTCAGCTGCAGGAAATTTTAGGCTTCCACATTTTTGGGCTGCCAGACTTGGAGCCATGGAGAAAATGGGACTTCGCTCTGTGGTGAGAAACCCTTTCCGTGGTTTTCTGATCATTTTGGCCATTGCATTCCCTTTTTCCATGTCTTCCGTACTTTTCTCCTTTAAAGGAGTCGCTGATCAGATGTTTTTCGACCAGTTCAGCAAGGTGCAAACCTATGATATCCAGATTTCCCTGGACCGCTTTGTCTCTCCCATCCGTGGGGAATCTGCAGGGGAGGGGATAAGGGGAGTGAGAAAAAGTGAGGCAGTTCTCCAGAAGGCAGTGGAATTAAAGCATGAAAATCTATCGGAGTTTGCCATGGTCTACGGCCTGAACCAGGGATCTGACATGTGGAGGATCATGGATCTCTACGAACGGTTTTATGAGCCGCCGGATGATGGGATCCTCATTAACAGCCGGATCGCAAAAAAGCTTCATTTGAAAGAAGGGGACCTTATGGAAGTAACGGTTCCCGGCCTGACCGCGGAAGGAGTGAAGGTTCCGGTAAAGGCAGTCATAAAAGAGAGCCTGGGCGGCGGCTGCTATATGTCGGCAAAGGGATTTTACCGCTTTTTTGGATCCGTCCCAATGGCGGGAACCATATTGTTGAAGGTGGAGAAGGGAAAGCTTGACGAAGTCCGGGAAGAGCTTTTAAAAACAAGCCGTGTCACCTGGATGGTGGATACCGGACGCATCATAGGCGGCTACCGGGACATCATGGGCAGTATGATGGCAATGGTCCAGATGTTTTCCTTTATGGCTGTAGCGGCAGGAGGGGTCCTTATTTATAATATTTCCATGATCAATATCAGGGAACGGATCTCAGAGCTTGGAACGTTTATCATCATGGGAGGAACGGATCGGGAGATCGGAAGGATTCTGCTGTTTGAACAGGTGGTTTACTTTATCCTGGGGATTGTTTTGGGAGTGTTGGGAAGCATTGGGGTGAAATACCTTCTGGAGCATCTGGTCATTTCCGATTCCTATACCATTGATCTGGCGATACGGCCCTCCTGTTATGGGATCGCATTACTTACCTGTCTTGCAATGACAGGGGCCTCCTTGCTGGCCCAGACGCGGTTTGTAAGAAAAATAAAACTCACAGATATATTAAAGGAAAGGGAGTAG
- a CDS encoding FAD binding domain-containing protein, with translation MIRFKNYVKAESLEEAYVLNQKKSSVIGGGMMWLKVQNRVKMTLVDLSGLGLHGIEETEEEFSIGAMCTLRQMEIHEGLNKCFNGIFKECTRSIVGVQFRNGATVGGSVYGRFGFSDIITCLLALDTDVELYRGGLVPLKEFCRMKGDRDILVRIHIKKDGRRAAYGSQRMTKTDFPVIACCVARKEGNFYVSVGARPGRAELVVLDETQDCQWEELAKRASDGFCYGSNMRGSGAYRKHLAEIYIRRLMEGLDQEER, from the coding sequence ATGATTCGATTTAAAAATTATGTAAAAGCGGAAAGCCTGGAGGAAGCCTATGTGCTGAATCAGAAAAAGAGCAGCGTCATAGGCGGAGGCATGATGTGGCTGAAGGTACAGAACCGGGTGAAGATGACGCTTGTGGATTTATCCGGCCTGGGACTTCATGGGATTGAGGAAACGGAAGAGGAATTTTCCATCGGAGCCATGTGCACGCTGCGCCAGATGGAAATTCATGAAGGACTGAACAAATGCTTTAACGGTATTTTCAAGGAATGCACCCGTTCCATTGTGGGAGTTCAGTTCCGCAACGGAGCCACTGTAGGAGGAAGTGTATACGGCCGGTTCGGATTTTCTGATATAATCACTTGTCTGCTGGCCCTTGATACCGATGTGGAACTATACCGGGGAGGCCTGGTTCCCTTAAAAGAATTCTGCCGGATGAAGGGTGACAGGGATATCCTGGTGCGAATTCATATTAAAAAGGATGGAAGAAGGGCGGCCTACGGATCCCAGCGTATGACAAAGACAGATTTTCCCGTGATTGCCTGCTGTGTGGCCAGGAAAGAAGGAAACTTCTATGTTTCAGTAGGAGCCAGGCCAGGAAGGGCAGAACTGGTGGTTCTTGATGAAACCCAGGATTGCCAATGGGAAGAGCTTGCAAAAAGGGCATCCGACGGCTTTTGCTATGGTTCCAATATGAGAGGAAGCGGAGCGTACCGGAAGCATTTGGCTGAAATATATATCAGACGGCTTATGGAAGGGCTGGATCAGGAGGAACGGTAA